The sequence GGCTCACCTGGCGGTACCAGGGGAGCGTGGGGGGTGTGGTGGTGTGCACGGTGACTCCAGGATGCGGGACGGCGCTCGTCGTTGAACAGCCGCCCCGCTGGGTGGGCGCAGATCAGGGCCGGGCGATACCCGCGACGAAGCGGCTGGTCAGGGCCGTGGGGGCGGTGATGGCCGTGCCGACGACGACGCTGTGCGCGCCGCGCGCCAGGGCCTCGGCCGCTTCCTCGGGGGTGTTGACGCGCCCCTCGGCGACGACGGGTACGTCGATGGCGGCGGCGAGCCGGGCGACCAGGTCGAGGTCGGGGCCTGTCTGCTTCGGCTGCCCCGGGACGTAGCCGGACAGGGTCGTGGAGACGAAGTCCGCGCCCAGCCCCGCGGCGGTGACGCCCTCGGCGAGGGTGGAGACGTCGGCCATGACGAGGGCGCCGGCCGCGTGGACCGCCTCGACCAGCTCGGCGAAGGTCGAACCGTCGGGGCGCGGCCGGTCGGTGGCGTCGGCGGCGACCACGGCCGCGCCGGCCTCGGCGACCGCCAGGGCGTGCCGGACGGTCGGGGTGATGTAGACGCCGACGTCGCCGTCCTTCCACAGGCCGATGAC comes from Streptomyces sp. Mut1 and encodes:
- a CDS encoding N-acetylmannosamine-6-phosphate 2-epimerase; amino-acid sequence: MSAQELATTLQGKLIVSCQAPPGDPMRETSTLVRLARSAVAGGGAAIRANEPEVVAAIVAAVDLPVIGLWKDGDVGVYITPTVRHALAVAEAGAAVVAADATDRPRPDGSTFAELVEAVHAAGALVMADVSTLAEGVTAAGLGADFVSTTLSGYVPGQPKQTGPDLDLVARLAAAIDVPVVAEGRVNTPEEAAEALARGAHSVVVGTAITAPTALTSRFVAGIARP